One window from the genome of Bdellovibrio sp. NC01 encodes:
- a CDS encoding S41 family peptidase, with protein MSSLSRGIKVLAVAGSLAISSIAAAQLKDGLECRYLTVIEQGFLANHVKYSNRDAELATRVTEQYLKRLDPSKIYLTQTDVDAIKKSMTNVFDKTKNRDCSFLEEAQKLVLERVKDRDAFAKKYLDKSFKFDSTTEFSFDPDKKPWPKNGDEANEYLKKYIQFQIGNYLATDMKLDEAKKNVIKNYDRAVKRTQETTEDDLFSGYLDSFARALDPHSSFFSRDVLEDFEIQMRLSLEGIGATLSSQDGFTVVEQLVPGGAAAKSGLIEPQDKIIAVGQEKGAMENVIDMDLKDVVKKIRGNKGTKVRLTILRKSGDSKKRFDVTLTREKVNLEDEAASINYIDKEINGQKKKIGVINFPSFYADSRRGGRSSAADMKKLIKEANDKKVDGLVLDLSNNGGGSLEDAVKIAGLFFKEGNVVKQSSKNEGRAEAALRDTDPTVDWAGPLVVLTSRISASASEIVSGTLQDYKRGVIVGGDHTYGKGSVQSVLPIPNNLGAIKVTVGMFFVPSGKSTQHRGVDADVVLPGPFSTDDIGEKYMDYSLPPKTIEAFISPEAYVKEGPGAWKELKPEWLKQLSERSTDRVAKNDEFKKIVDELNKAKARGKVIRVSEVLKDKNEKEKKEKAKKVASKAKKTEEYMKRPDIQEATNVLLDLIQLEDGKTLVTPKQANTK; from the coding sequence ATGAGTTCACTGTCGAGAGGTATTAAGGTTTTAGCCGTTGCGGGATCGCTCGCAATTTCTTCAATTGCAGCTGCACAGCTAAAAGACGGTTTAGAGTGTCGTTATCTTACCGTGATTGAACAAGGTTTTTTAGCGAATCACGTTAAGTACTCTAATCGTGATGCAGAACTAGCGACACGCGTGACAGAGCAATATCTTAAACGCCTTGATCCTTCTAAAATCTATCTGACTCAAACAGATGTTGATGCGATCAAAAAGTCGATGACAAATGTTTTCGACAAAACAAAAAATCGCGATTGTTCATTCTTGGAAGAAGCACAAAAGCTTGTTCTTGAAAGAGTTAAAGACCGCGATGCTTTTGCTAAAAAATATCTCGATAAGTCTTTCAAATTTGATTCAACGACAGAGTTCTCTTTCGATCCGGATAAAAAGCCATGGCCTAAAAACGGTGACGAAGCGAATGAGTATTTGAAAAAATACATTCAATTCCAAATCGGCAACTACCTTGCAACAGACATGAAATTGGATGAAGCGAAAAAGAACGTAATCAAAAATTACGATCGCGCTGTGAAACGTACTCAAGAAACAACTGAAGATGATTTGTTCTCTGGTTACCTTGATAGTTTTGCTCGTGCCTTGGATCCACATTCAAGCTTCTTTTCTCGTGATGTGTTAGAGGATTTCGAAATCCAAATGCGTTTGTCATTGGAAGGTATCGGCGCGACACTTTCTTCACAAGACGGTTTCACTGTTGTTGAACAACTTGTGCCGGGTGGTGCTGCGGCAAAATCAGGTTTGATTGAACCACAAGATAAGATCATCGCTGTTGGCCAAGAAAAAGGCGCAATGGAAAACGTGATCGACATGGATTTGAAAGACGTAGTTAAAAAAATCCGTGGTAACAAAGGTACGAAAGTTCGTTTGACGATCCTTCGTAAATCTGGCGATAGCAAAAAACGCTTCGATGTTACTTTGACTCGTGAAAAAGTAAACTTGGAAGACGAAGCAGCTTCAATCAACTACATCGATAAAGAAATCAACGGTCAGAAGAAGAAAATTGGCGTGATCAATTTCCCAAGCTTCTACGCGGATTCTCGTCGTGGTGGCAGATCTTCTGCTGCTGATATGAAAAAATTGATCAAAGAAGCAAACGATAAAAAAGTAGATGGTTTGGTTCTTGATTTGTCGAATAACGGTGGTGGTTCGCTTGAAGACGCTGTTAAAATCGCGGGTCTATTCTTCAAAGAAGGTAACGTTGTAAAACAATCTTCTAAAAATGAAGGTCGTGCGGAAGCAGCTCTTCGCGACACAGATCCGACAGTTGACTGGGCAGGTCCGCTTGTTGTTCTAACAAGCCGTATCTCTGCATCAGCTTCTGAAATCGTGTCTGGTACTTTGCAAGACTACAAACGTGGCGTTATCGTTGGTGGTGATCACACTTATGGTAAAGGTTCTGTTCAGTCTGTATTGCCGATTCCAAATAACTTGGGCGCTATCAAAGTGACTGTAGGTATGTTCTTCGTACCATCGGGTAAATCAACTCAACATCGCGGTGTCGATGCTGACGTTGTTCTTCCAGGTCCATTCAGCACTGATGATATCGGTGAGAAGTACATGGATTACTCTTTGCCACCGAAAACAATCGAAGCTTTCATTTCTCCAGAGGCTTACGTTAAAGAAGGCCCTGGCGCTTGGAAAGAGTTGAAACCAGAGTGGTTGAAACAATTGAGCGAAAGATCAACTGATCGCGTTGCTAAAAACGACGAATTCAAAAAGATCGTTGATGAACTCAACAAGGCGAAAGCGCGCGGTAAAGTGATCCGTGTTAGCGAAGTCTTGAAAGATAAAAACGAAAAAGAGAAAAAAGAAAAAGCGAAGAAGGTAGCTAGTAAGGCCAAGAAAACTGAAGAATACATGAAGCGTCCTGATATCCAGGAAGCAACAAACGTTCTTCTTGATCTAATCCAACTAGAAGATGGCAAGACTCTTGTCACTCCTAAGCAGGCTAACACTAAATAA
- the topA gene encoding type I DNA topoisomerase: protein MAKKTESSDGMKLVIVESPTKAKTIRKFLGKDYVVESCMGHIRDLPQSAKDIPEKVKKEKWAQLGVNVDHNFEPLYCIPKDKVKVVKNLKDKLADASELYLATDEDREGESISWHLLEVLKPRVPTKRMVFHEITKDAIQKSLKDTREIDLNLVRAQEARRVLDRLVGYTISPLLWKKVAYGLSAGRVQSVAVRLIVERELERLRFKKSSYWGVLAELSKDGVNFESRLQQFKQQRVATGKDFDGLTGQLTAGKDVLVLGEKDADQLSRDLKTGNWTVSDVEEKPTFRKPAAPFITSSLQQEANRKLGLSARETMQVAQKLYEQGFITYMRTDSTFLSNEAITASRDAIQTKYGKEYLTPQPRTYAAKKVKGAQEAHEAIRPAGNNFMDPDETGLTGTQFRLYDMIWKRTIASQMVDARQKQVSAKISVGDAIFSASGMTIEFPGFLRAYVEGSDDPEADLAEREVRLPALKVKDAVKCVKLDPTSHETKPPARYTEASLVQTMEKEGIGRPSTYASVIGTIIDRGYVRKNGTALIPTFTAMIVSKLLSNYLSEYVDLGFTSEMEQSLDNIADGELDWESYLASVYKGPKGLRARVESQEEKINPDEARTMMLEGMDKYKFHVGRYGAYLSTTRDGAEVSASVPDNESPADITPEIAEKLIDQKINGADSLGEDPKTGLPIYVLSGRYGPYVQLGDVTPEDDKPKRASLPPGTQPENVDLNMALELLSLPKTLGQHPGTGKDIKAGLGRFGPFVVHDGDYRSIPKGESIFTITFERAVEMLAQPKKGRGRAAALKDLGAHPDTGDAIQVFNGPYGPYIKSGKVNASLPEGTTVETVTLEQAVALINEKGPAKGKGKGKAKAAPKAAKAKKAAASDGEETTAPKKALKGASSAKDKAAALGVKKVVTRKAKK from the coding sequence ATGGCTAAAAAAACAGAAAGTTCAGACGGAATGAAACTAGTTATCGTAGAGTCTCCTACGAAAGCTAAGACTATTCGTAAGTTCTTGGGAAAAGACTACGTCGTAGAATCTTGTATGGGTCACATCCGTGACTTGCCTCAGTCCGCAAAAGATATTCCTGAAAAAGTTAAAAAGGAAAAATGGGCGCAGCTAGGCGTGAACGTAGATCACAACTTCGAGCCTTTGTACTGCATTCCAAAAGACAAAGTTAAAGTCGTTAAAAACTTAAAAGACAAACTTGCCGATGCCTCAGAGCTCTATCTCGCGACCGATGAAGACCGCGAAGGGGAATCTATCAGCTGGCATTTGCTTGAAGTGCTAAAGCCACGTGTTCCAACAAAACGAATGGTGTTTCATGAGATCACTAAAGACGCGATTCAAAAATCTTTGAAAGACACACGCGAAATCGATTTGAATCTTGTGCGTGCACAAGAAGCGCGTCGTGTGCTGGATCGTTTAGTGGGTTACACAATTTCTCCACTTCTTTGGAAAAAAGTTGCCTACGGTTTGTCAGCAGGTCGTGTGCAATCGGTGGCTGTGCGTTTGATCGTTGAACGTGAATTAGAACGTCTACGCTTTAAAAAATCATCGTACTGGGGAGTTCTTGCTGAACTTTCTAAAGATGGCGTGAATTTCGAATCACGTTTACAACAATTCAAACAACAAAGAGTTGCGACTGGTAAAGACTTCGACGGTCTGACAGGTCAATTGACAGCCGGTAAAGACGTTTTGGTTCTGGGTGAAAAAGACGCCGACCAATTGTCGCGCGACTTAAAAACTGGCAACTGGACAGTTTCTGACGTTGAAGAAAAACCAACATTCAGAAAACCAGCAGCACCATTCATCACTTCAAGTTTGCAACAAGAAGCGAATAGAAAATTGGGCTTGAGTGCTCGTGAAACGATGCAAGTCGCACAAAAATTGTACGAGCAAGGTTTCATCACTTATATGCGTACCGACTCTACGTTCTTGTCGAATGAAGCGATCACGGCATCTCGTGATGCGATTCAAACGAAGTACGGCAAAGAATATCTGACTCCGCAACCGCGCACCTATGCTGCGAAAAAAGTAAAAGGCGCGCAAGAGGCCCATGAAGCGATCCGTCCTGCGGGTAACAACTTTATGGACCCAGATGAAACGGGCCTAACAGGTACGCAGTTCCGTTTGTATGACATGATTTGGAAGCGCACGATTGCATCACAAATGGTTGATGCAAGACAAAAACAAGTCAGTGCAAAGATCTCTGTTGGTGATGCGATCTTTTCTGCTTCAGGCATGACGATTGAATTCCCGGGCTTCCTTCGCGCTTACGTTGAAGGCAGTGACGATCCAGAAGCAGATTTGGCGGAACGTGAAGTGCGTTTGCCAGCGTTGAAAGTCAAAGACGCTGTTAAATGCGTGAAGCTTGATCCAACTTCGCATGAAACAAAACCGCCAGCTCGTTATACAGAGGCAAGCCTTGTACAAACGATGGAAAAAGAAGGTATCGGTCGTCCCTCTACTTACGCTTCTGTTATCGGTACAATTATCGATCGCGGATACGTTCGTAAAAACGGAACTGCTTTGATTCCAACTTTCACAGCGATGATCGTTTCAAAACTTTTAAGCAATTACTTATCAGAATACGTGGATCTTGGTTTTACTTCGGAAATGGAGCAAAGCCTGGATAATATCGCAGATGGCGAGTTGGACTGGGAAAGCTATTTGGCTTCCGTCTATAAAGGTCCAAAAGGTTTGCGTGCACGTGTGGAGTCTCAGGAAGAAAAAATCAATCCTGATGAAGCGCGTACGATGATGTTGGAAGGCATGGATAAATATAAATTCCATGTGGGCCGTTACGGCGCATATCTTTCAACAACTCGTGATGGTGCAGAAGTCAGCGCTTCTGTTCCAGACAACGAATCACCAGCAGATATCACTCCTGAAATCGCGGAAAAATTGATTGATCAAAAAATCAATGGTGCGGATTCATTGGGTGAGGATCCTAAAACTGGTTTACCGATTTACGTTCTTAGCGGTCGTTATGGCCCTTACGTGCAATTGGGTGACGTGACTCCGGAAGATGACAAGCCAAAACGTGCGTCGCTTCCTCCAGGCACTCAACCTGAAAATGTCGATTTAAATATGGCTTTAGAATTGTTGTCGTTGCCAAAAACTTTGGGTCAACACCCAGGCACTGGCAAAGACATCAAAGCGGGCTTGGGTCGTTTCGGTCCATTCGTGGTTCACGATGGCGATTACCGTTCGATTCCAAAAGGCGAAAGCATTTTCACGATTACGTTTGAACGTGCTGTTGAAATGTTGGCACAACCGAAAAAAGGTCGCGGCCGTGCTGCTGCATTGAAAGATCTTGGTGCTCATCCTGACACGGGCGATGCGATCCAAGTTTTCAATGGTCCTTATGGTCCTTACATTAAGAGCGGTAAAGTGAATGCCTCGTTGCCAGAAGGCACGACGGTAGAGACGGTCACTCTTGAGCAAGCAGTCGCCCTGATCAACGAAAAGGGACCTGCGAAGGGCAAAGGTAAAGGCAAGGCGAAGGCAGCTCCTAAGGCAGCCAAAGCGAAGAAAGCCGCTGCCTCTGACGGCGAAGAAACGACAGCTCCAAAAAAGGCATTAAAAGGAGCAAGCTCCGCGAAGGATAAGGCCGCCGCTTTGGGAGTTAAAAAAGTTGTGACGAGAAAAGCAAAAAAATAA